The following are encoded together in the Pleurocapsa sp. FMAR1 genome:
- a CDS encoding HindVP family restriction endonuclease, which produces MQVNQPNQQPGLFGLKYSNRDFTQKQTWGKNCFNSSFPASLCSYVYSRNFDNIYLKLDSNLKVIHSTISTVELYGINPLSDNLFYAFETQFTPYQQYLIGTLPGVDLVAQAKDTGICLQALEIKLTALPDQTTCELPEDLYGCEIVIRPDTIVYLACSILDTFKNNLNLLRELINEDFDNITDWSDPQIIILYVSNIINILDSIALSIVDVQKPLLMQPIWKTEGKSPKLSEYCLDVFVWSNLAFTRLFIDLAKAEIDLYGTVKSIKRHTRTIIWIFKMIYDFSINNSFNHKQIIDNLSYNTKNDKAFAVSGRVTHIYMKSEILKQPRIKKTEIKEIIIGGGQNLLSPERRFDAIVYNSPDLFD; this is translated from the coding sequence TTGCAAGTAAATCAACCAAACCAACAGCCTGGACTATTTGGATTAAAATACTCAAATCGAGACTTTACACAGAAACAAACTTGGGGGAAAAATTGCTTTAACTCATCATTTCCAGCTTCTCTCTGCTCTTACGTTTACAGCCGTAATTTCGACAATATATATCTCAAACTAGACTCAAATTTAAAAGTTATACATTCGACCATCAGTACAGTAGAGCTTTATGGAATTAATCCATTATCAGATAATTTGTTTTATGCTTTTGAAACTCAATTTACACCTTATCAGCAATACTTAATTGGCACTCTTCCAGGTGTCGATCTAGTTGCTCAAGCAAAAGACACAGGAATTTGTTTACAAGCTCTCGAAATCAAATTAACTGCTTTACCCGACCAGACAACTTGTGAATTACCCGAAGATTTATATGGTTGCGAAATTGTTATTCGACCAGACACAATCGTTTATCTTGCTTGCAGTATATTAGATACATTTAAAAATAATTTAAATCTGCTTAGAGAGCTAATAAACGAAGATTTTGATAATATTACGGATTGGTCTGATCCACAAATCATAATATTATATGTATCCAACATAATAAATATTCTAGATTCAATTGCGCTTTCAATTGTAGATGTTCAAAAGCCTTTATTGATGCAACCTATTTGGAAGACTGAAGGAAAATCACCTAAACTTTCAGAATATTGTTTAGATGTTTTTGTATGGAGTAATCTGGCTTTTACTAGGTTATTTATAGATTTGGCTAAAGCAGAAATAGATTTATATGGTACAGTAAAATCCATTAAAAGGCATACTAGAACAATTATCTGGATTTTTAAAATGATTTATGATTTTAGTATCAACAACTCTTTTAATCATAAACAAATAATAGATAATCTTTCATACAATACTAAAAATGACAAAGCGTTTGCCGTTAGTGGTCGGGTTACACACATATATATGAAATCTGAAATATTAAAACAGCCAAGAATTAAAAAAACCGAAATTAAAGAAATTATTATAGGTGGAGGACAAAACTTATTAAGTCCAGAAAGGCGTTTTGATGCTATTGTGTATAACTCGCCTGATTTATTTGATTAA
- a CDS encoding cysteine peptidase family C39 domain-containing protein: MMTLALVCVLAFSGGGFLGKKLAAAGITSDNALENYQKPLVWLLIAIAPLLGLLIVLDKFNLAPFLPKIFPPLLLIYLAGYFNEVLVGLGCFFLGLLLLLEVSGKRSRQQIAQLLVALGAISFALSILLFFLQPVQALVAQPKIIDNVVLQTTPYTCAPSTIATLARYTKRHPNITEQEVTKITKTNRFGTTTLSEIKAMEKLGLNPQYRHNLTIDDLIATNKPALMHVKEKSKTGKGVRFSHAVALLSINPERKLILIGNPLEGMQIKPFEDLDEYWFGEAILVQ, from the coding sequence ATGATGACTTTAGCTTTAGTATGTGTCTTGGCTTTTAGTGGAGGAGGGTTTTTGGGGAAAAAGCTGGCTGCTGCTGGCATTACTTCAGACAATGCTTTAGAAAATTATCAAAAGCCTTTAGTATGGTTGTTAATTGCGATCGCACCCTTACTCGGTTTATTGATCGTTCTTGATAAATTTAATCTTGCTCCCTTCTTACCCAAGATTTTTCCGCCCCTGCTTTTAATCTATTTGGCGGGTTATTTTAATGAGGTTCTTGTTGGCTTAGGCTGTTTCTTTTTAGGTTTATTGTTGCTCTTAGAAGTTTCTGGCAAACGTTCGAGGCAACAGATAGCTCAATTATTAGTTGCTTTAGGTGCGATCTCTTTTGCCCTGAGTATTCTGCTCTTTTTTCTTCAGCCTGTTCAGGCTTTGGTTGCTCAACCCAAAATTATTGACAATGTTGTCTTGCAAACAACTCCCTATACTTGCGCTCCTTCTACTATTGCTACCCTAGCTCGCTACACCAAAAGACACCCTAACATAACAGAACAAGAGGTAACCAAGATTACGAAAACTAATCGTTTTGGCACTACAACCTTATCGGAGATCAAAGCAATGGAAAAGTTGGGTTTAAATCCTCAGTATCGTCATAACTTGACTATTGATGACCTAATTGCTACAAATAAACCTGCTTTGATGCACGTCAAAGAAAAAAGCAAAACAGGCAAAGGCGTTCGATTTTCTCATGCCGTTGCGCTGTTATCTATCAACCCTGAGCGAAAGTTAATTTTAATTGGAAATCCCCTAGAAGGGATGCAAATCAAACCCTTTGAGGATTTGGATGAATATTGGTTTGGTGAAGCTATATTAGTCCAATAG
- the ispG gene encoding (E)-4-hydroxy-3-methylbut-2-enyl-diphosphate synthase — translation MQTLDNLNLTNTPAFDTTIHRRKTRGVKVGDITIGGNNPVVVQSMINEDTLDIDGSVAAIRRLHEIGCEIMRVTVPSMAHAKALAQIKQKLAQTYQTVPLVADVHHNGMKIALEVAKHVDKVRINPGLYVFEKPKSDRTEYTPTEFAEIGNKIRETLEPLVISLREQGKAMRIGVNHGSLSERMLFTYGDTPEGMVESALEFIKICESLDFYNIVLSLKASRVPVMLAAYRLMVQRMNELGMEYPLHLGVTEAGDGEYGRIKSTAGIGTLLAQGIGDTIRVSLTESPEKEIPVCYSILQALGLRKTMVEYVACPSCGRTLFNLEEVLHKVREATKHLTGLDIAVMGCIVNGPGEMADADYGYVGKQPGYISLYRGREEIKKVPEDRGVAELINLIKADDRWVEPD, via the coding sequence ATGCAAACCCTGGATAATCTTAATCTTACTAATACACCCGCCTTTGACACTACTATCCACAGACGAAAAACTCGTGGCGTAAAAGTCGGCGATATTACTATTGGCGGTAACAATCCCGTAGTAGTACAGTCGATGATTAATGAAGATACATTAGACATTGATGGCTCAGTAGCAGCAATTCGTCGTCTACATGAAATTGGCTGCGAGATAATGAGAGTCACAGTTCCTAGTATGGCTCATGCTAAAGCTCTAGCACAAATTAAACAGAAGTTAGCTCAGACATATCAAACAGTGCCTCTGGTGGCAGATGTACATCATAACGGCATGAAAATTGCTTTAGAAGTTGCCAAGCACGTTGATAAGGTGCGAATCAATCCAGGGCTATATGTCTTTGAAAAACCAAAAAGCGATCGCACTGAATATACTCCCACAGAATTTGCTGAAATTGGTAATAAAATTCGTGAAACTCTAGAACCCCTGGTAATCTCTTTGCGAGAACAGGGTAAGGCAATGCGAATTGGCGTTAATCACGGTTCTTTATCTGAGAGAATGCTGTTTACCTATGGTGATACTCCAGAAGGCATGGTGGAATCAGCCCTAGAGTTTATCAAAATTTGTGAGTCTCTCGATTTTTATAATATTGTCCTTTCTCTCAAAGCTTCTCGTGTTCCCGTAATGCTGGCAGCATATCGCTTGATGGTGCAGAGAATGAATGAATTGGGTATGGAATACCCTTTACACCTGGGGGTTACCGAAGCGGGGGATGGGGAATATGGCAGAATTAAATCTACTGCGGGGATCGGCACACTTTTGGCGCAGGGCATTGGTGATACTATTCGCGTTTCTTTAACAGAATCTCCTGAAAAAGAAATACCCGTTTGCTACAGTATTTTGCAGGCTTTGGGATTGCGAAAAACCATGGTGGAATACGTAGCCTGTCCTTCTTGTGGTCGTACTTTATTTAATCTTGAAGAAGTTTTACACAAGGTGCGGGAGGCAACCAAACACCTTACAGGGTTGGATATCGCCGTCATGGGCTGTATTGTCAATGGTCCAGGGGAAATGGCTGATGCGGACTATGGATATGTGGGCAAACAACCAGGCTATATTTCTCTCTATCGTGGTCGAGAAGAAATTAAAAAAGTACCTGAAGATCGAGGTGTTGCGGAATTGATTAATTTGATCAAGGCTGATGATCGTTGGGTAGAACCAGATTGA
- the bioF gene encoding 8-amino-7-oxononanoate synthase, which translates to MLTNPYTWLNKSLTTIHQANWYRSVKAIASLPGAVVELSGKSVVNFASNDYLGLAGDSRLIQAAVDATQAYGTGSTGSRLLSGHKELHRELEIAIASLKQTEDALVFSSGYLANLGTVAALVRQRDLILGDQYNHSSLKKGAILSGATAIDYNHNDVADLRQKLEINRSLYRRCLITTDGVFSMDGDLCPLPELMAIADEFECMLLVDEAHGTGVLGNSGAGCVEHFNTGKELIQIGTLSKALGSLGGYVAGSAVLIDFLRNRAASWIYTTALSPADTAAAIAAIEIVQQEPDRRKQLWQNISYLKHQLSGLKLLPSESPILCMALDTPAAALNKAQQLMDAGIFAPAIRPPTVPTSRIRLSLMATHERSHLDTLIENLY; encoded by the coding sequence ATTTTGACAAATCCCTATACTTGGCTAAATAAATCCTTAACTACTATTCATCAGGCAAATTGGTATCGTTCGGTAAAGGCGATCGCCAGTCTTCCTGGGGCAGTAGTAGAATTATCAGGTAAGTCTGTGGTTAATTTTGCCAGTAACGATTATTTAGGTTTGGCAGGGGACTCTAGACTGATTCAAGCTGCGGTAGATGCTACTCAAGCCTATGGAACTGGCAGTACGGGTTCTAGGTTACTCAGTGGGCATAAAGAACTACATCGAGAATTAGAAATAGCGATCGCTTCCCTTAAGCAAACCGAAGACGCTTTGGTGTTTAGTTCTGGCTATTTAGCCAATTTGGGTACAGTAGCAGCCTTAGTGAGGCAAAGAGATCTAATTTTAGGGGATCAGTATAATCACTCTAGCCTTAAAAAAGGAGCAATCTTAAGTGGGGCAACGGCAATTGATTACAATCACAACGATGTTGCCGACTTGCGCCAAAAGTTAGAAATCAACCGCAGCTTATATCGTCGCTGTCTAATTACTACCGACGGTGTATTTAGCATGGACGGGGATTTATGTCCTTTGCCTGAATTGATGGCGATCGCGGATGAATTTGAGTGTATGCTTTTAGTTGATGAAGCTCACGGCACAGGAGTTTTGGGCAATAGTGGTGCTGGCTGCGTAGAACACTTCAATACGGGCAAAGAATTAATTCAAATTGGTACTCTTAGTAAAGCTTTAGGCAGCCTTGGAGGATACGTGGCAGGAAGTGCGGTTTTAATTGACTTTTTACGTAATCGTGCAGCAAGCTGGATTTACACCACCGCTTTATCTCCTGCCGATACCGCAGCAGCGATCGCAGCCATTGAAATAGTCCAGCAAGAACCAGATCGACGTAAACAACTATGGCAAAATATTAGCTATCTTAAGCACCAGCTATCAGGCTTGAAGCTTCTACCTTCAGAGTCGCCTATTCTCTGTATGGCTCTTGATACCCCAGCAGCAGCCTTAAATAAAGCCCAACAGCTTATGGATGCAGGCATCTTTGCTCCTGCTATTCGTCCTCCCACCGTACCTACTAGCCGTATCCGCCTGTCTTTAATGGCGACTCACGAGCGATCGCATTTGGATACTTTAATCGAAAATCTCTATTAA
- a CDS encoding trehalase family glycosidase has translation MTNQFPLQQLPKVTDIEKVKTYIKHTWKTLTRSQKDLLVAAKDPKIEHKSEQSWLVYVSPQEDLDRIKTSLQQILTPEEWQQLELRVLPAEVESIEEHGLLYLPHPYVVPGGRFNEMYGWDSYFIILGLLLDGEIELARNMVDQFAYEIEHYGMILNANRTYFLTRSQPPIFTPAILKVYEQTQDKQWLRSLLSTIESYYYYWNVPPHLNPSTGLSHYAALGSGAAPEVVMSEIDERGRTHYDRVKEYYREFQFDDYDVDLYYDRQTDELSELFYQGDRSMRESGFDITNRFGPFSIDIIHYAPVCLNALLFQMESDTAKINEILGYDAVAVQWRDRASLRQQRINQFLWDEEAGLYFDYNFRTGKRRQYEYATTFYPLWTGIASDEQAQRVCQNLAKFEVAGGILTSTHVSGNQWDAPFGWAPLNLIAVEGLLRYGYEEDAKRIAGKFLTMAVQEFNKTGTLVEKYDVCACSANVSNEIFFGYSSNEIGFGWTNGVILELLKILDL, from the coding sequence ATGACCAATCAATTCCCACTCCAACAACTGCCTAAGGTTACAGACATCGAAAAAGTCAAAACTTACATCAAACATACTTGGAAAACTTTAACTCGTTCCCAAAAAGACCTTTTAGTAGCAGCAAAAGATCCTAAAATCGAGCATAAATCAGAGCAATCTTGGTTAGTTTATGTTTCACCACAAGAAGATCTCGATCGCATCAAAACATCTCTACAGCAAATTCTGACTCCTGAAGAGTGGCAACAGCTTGAATTGCGAGTTTTACCTGCTGAAGTAGAATCAATAGAAGAACATGGTTTGCTCTATCTACCCCATCCCTACGTAGTTCCTGGCGGACGTTTTAACGAAATGTATGGCTGGGATAGCTATTTTATTATTTTAGGGCTATTGCTGGATGGGGAAATCGAGCTTGCTAGAAATATGGTCGATCAATTTGCTTATGAAATTGAGCATTATGGAATGATCCTCAATGCTAATCGTACCTATTTTTTGACGCGATCGCAGCCTCCCATATTTACTCCTGCAATTCTAAAAGTCTATGAACAGACTCAAGATAAGCAATGGTTGCGCTCTTTGCTATCGACTATCGAAAGTTACTACTATTACTGGAATGTACCACCTCATCTTAATCCTAGTACGGGACTTTCTCATTATGCAGCTTTGGGATCTGGTGCTGCTCCTGAAGTGGTAATGTCAGAAATAGATGAACGGGGAAGAACTCATTACGATCGCGTCAAGGAATATTACCGCGAGTTTCAGTTCGACGATTACGATGTTGACCTATATTACGACCGCCAGACGGATGAATTAAGCGAGTTATTTTATCAAGGCGATCGCTCGATGCGAGAATCGGGATTTGATATCACTAACCGTTTTGGTCCTTTTAGTATTGATATTATTCATTACGCTCCTGTATGTCTTAATGCTTTACTATTTCAAATGGAATCAGATACCGCCAAAATAAATGAAATTCTCGGTTATGATGCAGTAGCAGTCCAATGGCGCGATCGCGCTTCTTTACGCCAGCAGAGAATTAACCAGTTTTTATGGGATGAGGAAGCAGGACTTTATTTTGACTACAATTTCCGTACTGGCAAACGTCGGCAATACGAATACGCTACAACTTTTTATCCTTTGTGGACGGGTATTGCTTCTGATGAACAGGCTCAACGAGTTTGCCAAAATTTAGCTAAGTTTGAAGTAGCAGGAGGAATTCTTACCAGTACTCACGTTAGTGGAAATCAATGGGATGCCCCTTTTGGTTGGGCGCCTTTAAATTTAATTGCTGTCGAGGGCTTGCTGCGCTACGGTTACGAAGAAGATGCTAAACGTATTGCTGGCAAATTTTTGACCATGGCAGTTCAAGAATTTAATAAAACTGGGACGCTAGTAGAAAAATATGATGTTTGCGCTTGTTCGGCTAATGTTTCCAATGAAATCTTTTTTGGCTATAGTTCTAATGAGATTGGCTTTGGTTGGACAAATGGCGTAATTTTGGAGTTGTTAAAGATTTTGGATTTGTAA
- a CDS encoding DNA cytosine methyltransferase translates to MKTVDVFAGCGGLSLGFQNAGFEIVAAFDNWIPAIEVYQDNFKHSILNKDLSKKEFYEIIASFNPEMIIGGPPCQDFSSAGKRNENLGRANLTRSFANIISFVRPKWFVMENVSRIKISTTLPKIIDSFKKSKYGLTSIVINASYCGVPQARKRYFLIGELNGKDNSLKDFLNKNLAKKPMSIFDYLGNDLGVECYYRHPRSYNRRAIFSIHEPSPTIRGVNRPVPKTYKKHKGDAADVNDNLRSLTTIERSYIQTFPKSFKFRGSKSNLEQMIGNAVPVKLAEYVASCLAEYMSDSHFCFHKQSPAIQLKLFEHI, encoded by the coding sequence ATGAAAACGGTAGATGTATTTGCTGGCTGTGGAGGTTTATCTCTTGGATTTCAAAATGCAGGTTTTGAGATAGTAGCTGCTTTTGACAATTGGATACCAGCAATTGAAGTTTATCAGGACAATTTTAAACATTCAATTCTTAACAAAGATTTATCTAAAAAAGAGTTTTATGAAATTATTGCCAGTTTTAATCCAGAGATGATTATAGGAGGACCTCCATGTCAAGACTTTTCAAGTGCAGGTAAAAGAAATGAAAATTTAGGCAGAGCAAATTTAACGCGCTCATTTGCCAATATTATTTCTTTTGTTCGACCTAAGTGGTTTGTTATGGAAAATGTTAGTAGGATTAAAATAAGTACAACTCTACCAAAAATTATAGATTCATTTAAAAAAAGTAAATATGGCTTAACATCAATAGTAATAAATGCAAGTTATTGTGGAGTACCACAGGCAAGAAAACGTTACTTTCTAATTGGTGAACTTAATGGAAAAGACAACTCTTTAAAAGATTTTTTAAATAAAAATCTTGCTAAAAAACCTATGAGCATTTTTGATTATTTAGGAAATGATTTAGGTGTTGAATGCTATTATAGACATCCCAGAAGTTACAACAGAAGAGCTATTTTTAGTATACATGAACCTAGTCCAACAATAAGAGGAGTAAATCGTCCCGTACCAAAAACTTATAAGAAACATAAAGGAGATGCTGCCGATGTTAATGATAATTTACGTTCTCTAACCACGATTGAACGAAGCTACATTCAAACATTTCCCAAATCATTTAAGTTTAGGGGTAGTAAATCTAATTTAGAGCAAATGATTGGTAATGCCGTTCCTGTTAAACTTGCTGAATATGTTGCCTCTTGTCTTGCTGAATATATGTCTGATTCTCATTTTTGTTTTCACAAGCAATCACCTGCAATTCAATTAAAGCTTTTTGAGCATATTTAA
- a CDS encoding response regulator: MINILIVDDQKIIREKLRYILEGASDMQAVGIATDGNMALEQIVFLKPDVVLMDIEMPNMDGINATKIISHQFPNTKVLVISNFDNEEYVTKSLDAGAKGYLLKYSLEAELQNSIRLISQGYSQIIGSGLTRQLAAVTSDEVNSFTSNSARKNSSQSNSFKTVDLNSMNGLDSNLDDSALIYRKEPLPEIESKKFNWKLWLSGWAVVNVCIWTIMLFYLKSKPPIYTSQWSVILPGVTKVDLNLPDVGQAQFSVADSVKDIDPRNNILYIASSSPVLSRAAKLVGIPLEDFGEPEIETVDDSSIITFSIVGNTPKQAQSKAFALHKSMLEQIDFLKNDQAKQQAEEARNKIRSEQDKLKQLQQRLNKGKIDSDLIDPEKLNNLAGRVEDLRQQRNQAEQDLQEANSSVKLLSDSLNLSPQQANDALALNGDRLFQQYLQQYANISGNLVTLQPQFTNNAPVVRNEQENLQEVETALSNRGNFLLGKPVERSTLERLNLKSSSESRDRESMAQQLVTASNQQQILTVRKQALDKQIQELNNRLNSLAKEQLPLGNLQREAEFTEAVLSSKIAQSDVKDNSSTFPVVQLVSAPELPDEPDDPGTKMVLASLIAFSVLTLTGLILLSNEKKSFWNE, from the coding sequence ATGATTAATATTCTTATTGTAGACGATCAAAAAATAATTCGCGAAAAGCTGCGCTATATATTGGAAGGAGCTTCTGATATGCAGGCAGTTGGTATTGCCACTGATGGAAATATGGCTTTGGAACAAATAGTGTTTCTAAAGCCAGATGTTGTATTGATGGATATTGAGATGCCTAATATGGACGGCATCAATGCTACTAAGATAATTAGTCACCAATTTCCTAATACCAAAGTTTTAGTTATAAGCAATTTTGATAATGAAGAATATGTTACCAAATCTTTAGATGCGGGAGCAAAAGGTTACTTGTTGAAATATTCTCTAGAAGCAGAATTACAAAACTCAATTAGACTTATTAGTCAAGGCTATTCGCAAATTATTGGGTCAGGGTTGACGCGTCAATTGGCTGCGGTAACCTCAGATGAAGTTAATTCATTTACATCCAACTCGGCTAGAAAAAATAGCTCACAATCAAACAGCTTTAAAACTGTAGATTTGAATTCTATGAACGGGCTGGATTCAAATTTAGATGATAGCGCGCTCATTTATCGAAAGGAACCATTACCAGAAATTGAGTCTAAAAAATTCAATTGGAAACTTTGGCTGTCTGGTTGGGCTGTTGTCAATGTTTGCATCTGGACTATAATGCTTTTCTATTTGAAAAGTAAACCTCCTATATACACCAGCCAATGGTCAGTAATTTTACCCGGAGTAACGAAAGTAGACTTAAATCTACCAGATGTTGGTCAAGCTCAATTCAGTGTTGCTGATTCGGTTAAAGATATAGATCCTCGAAATAATATCTTATATATAGCCAGTAGTTCACCGGTATTATCGAGAGCGGCTAAGTTAGTGGGTATTCCATTAGAAGATTTTGGCGAACCAGAAATTGAAACAGTTGATGATTCTTCAATTATTACCTTTAGTATTGTAGGTAATACTCCAAAACAAGCCCAATCTAAAGCGTTTGCTCTACATAAGTCAATGCTTGAACAAATAGATTTTCTGAAAAACGATCAGGCAAAACAGCAAGCAGAAGAAGCTAGAAACAAAATACGGTCTGAACAAGATAAATTAAAACAGTTACAACAAAGATTAAACAAAGGCAAAATAGATTCAGATTTAATCGATCCTGAAAAACTCAATAATCTTGCTGGAAGAGTTGAAGATTTACGTCAGCAAAGAAATCAAGCTGAACAAGACTTACAGGAAGCTAATAGCTCTGTTAAGTTATTATCTGATAGCTTAAATCTTTCTCCTCAGCAAGCAAATGATGCTTTAGCTCTTAACGGCGATCGCCTATTTCAACAATATTTGCAGCAATACGCCAACATTAGTGGGAATTTGGTAACTCTGCAACCCCAATTTACCAATAATGCTCCTGTAGTCCGCAATGAGCAAGAAAATTTACAAGAAGTTGAAACTGCTCTTTCAAATAGAGGTAATTTTCTTTTAGGGAAGCCAGTCGAACGTTCGACTTTAGAACGCTTAAATCTCAAAAGTTCTAGTGAAAGTCGCGATCGCGAAAGTATGGCGCAACAATTAGTGACAGCAAGTAACCAGCAACAAATTCTAACTGTCAGAAAACAGGCTTTAGATAAACAAATTCAGGAACTAAATAACCGTCTTAATTCCCTTGCTAAAGAACAATTACCGTTAGGAAATCTTCAACGAGAAGCTGAATTTACTGAGGCAGTTTTGTCTTCAAAAATAGCTCAGTCTGATGTAAAAGATAATTCTTCTACTTTTCCCGTCGTGCAATTAGTGTCAGCACCCGAATTACCTGATGAACCTGATGATCCTGGTACAAAAATGGTTTTAGCTAGTCTTATAGCTTTCTCTGTTCTTACTCTTACTGGTTTAATTCTTTTATCTAATGAGAAAAAAAGTTTTTGGAATGAATAA
- a CDS encoding glycosyltransferase has protein sequence MKKNRLLILGTRGIPGKHGGFETFAERLALYLVDRGWNVTVYCQADSKKFPGAEVYYSVWQGINLVHIPVPKNNSLWSILFDLKAVLHAINREGIVLTLGYNTAIFSLLYRLRKRVNITNMDGMEWWRKKWNFLEKAWLYTNERCAIWFSDCLIADHPHIKHYLRQEIKTSKPIVVIPYSAQIVTQADKKLLNKYNLVSRKYLLVIARPEPENSILEIVKAFSKRQRNLPLVILGNYSPENSYHREVLQFASEEVMFLGAIYNQEIVESLRYYARLYVHGHQVGGTNPSLIEALSAGSPVLAHGNSFNSWVAGEGAAYFKDEVDCDQQLTQILNNEVNLATMKQSSLARYYEEFADDRDLKAHEDLFLKQLGKKLDNKANQAEPIKLVETKSKSIN, from the coding sequence ATGAAAAAAAACAGACTTTTGATTCTCGGTACTCGCGGCATCCCGGGAAAGCACGGAGGATTTGAGACTTTTGCCGAACGTTTAGCTCTTTACTTAGTTGATAGGGGATGGAATGTAACGGTTTACTGTCAAGCCGACAGCAAAAAGTTTCCAGGAGCAGAGGTTTATTACAGTGTTTGGCAGGGAATCAATCTGGTTCATATTCCAGTTCCCAAAAACAACTCTTTATGGTCAATTTTATTCGATCTAAAAGCGGTTCTTCACGCAATAAATCGAGAAGGAATTGTTCTTACATTAGGTTACAACACCGCCATCTTTTCGCTGTTATATCGTCTGAGAAAACGAGTAAATATAACTAACATGGACGGTATGGAATGGTGGAGAAAGAAATGGAATTTTCTGGAAAAAGCCTGGCTATATACTAATGAACGTTGTGCTATTTGGTTTAGCGATTGTTTGATCGCCGATCATCCACATATTAAGCATTATTTGCGTCAAGAAATCAAAACTTCCAAGCCAATTGTGGTAATTCCATATAGCGCGCAAATCGTAACTCAGGCTGATAAAAAACTACTAAATAAGTATAATCTCGTTTCGAGAAAATACTTATTAGTAATTGCTAGGCCAGAACCAGAAAATTCAATCTTAGAAATCGTCAAGGCTTTTTCCAAACGACAGAGAAACTTGCCTCTAGTAATCTTAGGGAATTATTCACCAGAAAATTCTTATCATCGAGAAGTTTTACAATTTGCAAGTGAAGAAGTAATGTTTCTTGGGGCTATTTATAATCAAGAGATAGTCGAATCTTTGAGATATTATGCCCGCCTATACGTACACGGACATCAGGTGGGTGGCACTAATCCATCTTTAATAGAAGCATTATCCGCAGGTAGCCCAGTCTTGGCACACGGTAATTCTTTCAATTCTTGGGTAGCAGGAGAAGGGGCTGCTTATTTCAAGGATGAGGTAGATTGCGATCAGCAGCTAACTCAAATATTAAATAATGAAGTAAATTTAGCCACAATGAAACAAAGCAGTTTGGCTCGATATTACGAAGAATTTGCTGATGATCGAGATTTAAAAGCTCATGAAGATTTATTTTTAAAGCAACTTGGCAAAAAGTTAGATAATAAGGCCAATCAGGCAGAACCGATCAAACTTGTAGAAACAAAGAGCAAAAGCATTAATTAA
- a CDS encoding glycosyltransferase, whose translation MKNTPLVSIIIPVYNDIERLKQCLAALEKQTYPQDLYEIIVVDNASDESIAEVVNEYHQASTICEAQPGSYAARNKGISIAKGEIFAFTDSDCIPASDWIENGVTALKNNPDCIIGGKIKLFFRDPSRLTAVELYEDLTAFPQQIHIERDNFTTTANLFTYKAVFDKVGKFNHKLKSGGDREWCQLAYQQSYDIKYAEKAIIFHPARHSFQKIYHRNLRVAGGKVDLYREKHKNKNHVFKLKVINEVARNLLVIPRDVLLVAIKDNYSAFQKIKILSILFALRWGLNSEKMRVMMGGKSHNYQ comes from the coding sequence ATGAAAAATACTCCATTAGTTTCCATAATTATTCCTGTTTATAATGATATAGAACGTTTGAAACAGTGTTTGGCTGCACTAGAAAAACAAACCTATCCTCAAGATTTATACGAAATAATTGTAGTAGATAATGCCTCGGATGAAAGTATTGCAGAAGTTGTTAATGAATATCACCAAGCATCTACTATTTGTGAAGCACAACCTGGTTCTTATGCTGCTCGCAATAAAGGGATATCTATTGCTAAAGGAGAAATATTTGCCTTTACCGATTCGGACTGTATTCCTGCTTCTGATTGGATTGAAAATGGAGTTACAGCGTTAAAAAATAATCCTGACTGCATCATTGGCGGTAAAATTAAACTTTTCTTTCGCGATCCTAGTCGTTTAACGGCTGTTGAACTATATGAAGACTTAACTGCTTTTCCACAACAAATACACATAGAAAGAGATAATTTTACTACCACAGCTAATTTATTTACCTATAAAGCAGTTTTTGACAAAGTAGGTAAATTTAATCATAAATTAAAATCAGGTGGCGATCGAGAGTGGTGTCAACTTGCTTATCAACAAAGCTATGACATTAAATATGCTGAAAAAGCAATTATTTTTCATCCCGCTAGACATTCATTTCAAAAAATTTATCATCGAAATCTTCGTGTGGCAGGAGGAAAAGTTGATCTTTATCGAGAAAAGCATAAAAACAAAAACCATGTCTTTAAATTAAAAGTTATTAATGAGGTTGCTCGAAACCTCTTGGTAATTCCTAGGGATGTTTTGCTGGTGGCAATTAAAGATAATTACTCAGCATTTCAAAAAATTAAAATACTTTCTATTTTATTTGCCTTAAGATGGGGGCTTAACTCAGAAAAAATGCGAGTAATGATGGGAGGAAAATCTCACAATTATCAATAA